A region of the Enoplosus armatus isolate fEnoArm2 chromosome 8, fEnoArm2.hap1, whole genome shotgun sequence genome:
ATTAGCAGGAGATTATCAATCCAGACCAGCTACTGAACGCTTGGAGGAATGAGTCAAAGGACACAATAACTTCAATAACAATAACTTAAATCATTGTCTGAATAGAATCATAATTACATTTGAAAGCTAATCACATTTTATGAGCACAGTGTTGTTTTATATGCATCAATGTgggcagttgtttttgtaactttcttAATGGCTGaacttcttttcctcctttactTCTCTTAATTTTCtctatcatattttataaacgcTTTATATGTTTCGTatgcaaaaatcttaatttgtaaagtaactcgTAACTAAAGCCGTTAAAAGtaattgtagtgaagtaaaaggtacaatatttccctctgaaatgtggagtagaagtagaaagtggcacgaaaagaaaagactcaaggaaagtacaagtatctcagattcatacttaaatacaatacttaaataatcatcatgtgtctctgtggaaTGATGCTTTTGTTGAACCTGTTCGTGCGGTTTGTTAGACTTCCTCGtctgtgacatttactgtacGTTTGCATTTGTTGTGCTTCCAGGTGAGGAGATAGTGTCTCTGGTGACCTGCAGCTACCTCTTGGCTGTCTCAAAGCCAGCAGCAAACAGTAGcacattctttttgttttaatttaaaagcacgttttatttaatttcagtttaagtgtactgtactttaaatgtatttactttcaaATTCCTCAGTTGCTGAAGGGGCTGCATAACTTTAGCTGAAGTTGCATTGTTCAAAATACCTGCATTCAGTGAAGTTGGACGATGtcgacaaaacaaacagttcagtTTGTCAGGTGAATGCCACATTTATGATGATttatgagggttttttttgacAGTGTTGGTCAATCTGTCTCCCATTTTGCTGCAATAAAATGATTGAAGCGAGATGAACAGACGGAAAACTTTATCTCATTAAAATCGATGTTGACAAAGTTTTCCTTTGGGGACATAATTTGCAGTTGAAAAATCACAAGGTATTGCAATACTCAGCATATCGCAATACTATGGTATCGTGCCTTAAGTATTAAGATAATATCATATGGTGGGACCTCTGGTGATTCCCACCCCTACTCTCCTGTGTTGTGGAACAGATAGTGATTCCATGCAGTAGTGTTGTTTTCAGTAGTCCACAATAGAAACTATTGACAGCTTTGGCGCAAGAAACTTGCTCTTTGGAACTGTCTGCATACTGCAGGTGAtctgtgcagtggtggaatgtacttttactcaagtactcatGTACAAATATAGTACAAACTTGGGGTACTTGTATTTTCTTGTCATGCCACTTTctgcttctactccactacatctcagagggaactATTGTAgatttcacttcagttcatttATCTAACAGCTTTTGCAACTAGGCACCACAAATGTGGTGAGGATGTCCAGTAGCTATCAGAGCTATCAGAGCATGTGAGCAGAGTTGAATTGAACCTGAGCGAGGAGCGCACTTGAACCATTgacatatataaaaacaaatacttgaacttgaactcaCTGAGCACTGAACAGGAGCGAATTTTGAGCATGTTTTTTCGTCCTGGGAGCTGGGAACGGCAACGGACCGGAGGGAAGCGATGGAGCAGAGTTTCTTTTAACTGAACTCCGATCACACGCTCTGGTGGCTATGCAAACAGCCTAACGTTTGAGCGTAATATTTcttcaatttaaaatcaatattcaATGAATGCAGAGGTGACAATTCATCATTAATTTACAACATACATTATTAAACCCTAAATGCATATCTGTCTGCAAAGTGCTCCATGCTCTGCGCTTGGGGTCAATAGGCTATGACTTCAACTCCTATTCTTTGTAACTTCATTCTGAAAGGCTACGAGCCAGTCGAGGGCGCTCCAAAACTTAGGGGTAGTCCCCTCAAAGCCCTCCTCTCCATGCCAAAATGGTAACAGAACATCgaaactgaaaaacactgtcaatgaaaaaaaagtgatttgaagaaaaaatctgaacaaaaatatcaaaataaaatgaaatcatttttaatgcttttatttttcaatgcaaatgtttcaatgccaatgtttcctttttcaattccggttttgttttcaatgccaattttatttttgttggcaAATGACAAGGAGGTGAGACAGATTGTTGAACAAgatttatctgtttattgattcatttgaaatcaAATCAGAACTGTCAATATATTTtcctgcagtgatgtcatcggGGCTGTACATCCTAGTGCATGTGACGTCATTAGTGGGGATGCGACATCATCATGGCAGATGTAACAGCACATGGCAGGGATCTTCACAGGCACtttccacaaacaaaagatTTCTTTGGGTCGCAGCTCAAGTCGTTGGGAGCACCTAGAGTTTAaaagttaataaacaaacaattagaCCTACAATGaaagattattttaattattgattaatctgactTCTTTCTTGattgattcatcatttggtTCATGCAATGTCAGAAGTTGTCAAAATTCCCTAAAGCCCAGGTTGAGATATTCATCTGCTTGTTTTAtgcaacaaacagtccaaaaacccaaagatattcagtttaacgTCAAAGAATACAAGGAATTCTAGCAAATACTCATGATTTGCTTTACTTAAATATTTAGTCACTTACCAGAATTGTTGATTTAGTCAATTACTTTTCTTGAATATTGAGAATTTCCACATTGCTTCAGAAGAAAAAATGACATGCAAGAGAGAAATAGATAATCAATGCGTACCGAGGTAGTTCAACTCCATGCAGTGCTCGCTTCTGCCACTGTTGTTGGGCTCCCCCCGACGCCACAGCTTGAAGTCAAACTTGGTTCCATCCGTCCACAACCACACACCCTCCTGAAAGAAAGTTTTAAGGGTCAATTCAATCCAATCACAACAATGATATTTTACCCTTACTTACATCTAACCATGCTGATAGTGAAGAGATATACACAGCTGAGACGTCAGCCACCACTCCAACACAATGAGGCTGAATAGAATTTAGTTTGAtactaaaaaatgaaatggatgtCCTGGTTTGTCAAAATAACCCACAGACTGGGTGACCTGGTGGTTTAGCGGTATAACACATTACTATGTAACTGGCCCCAGGTCAGTGACCTTTGTTATACATAATCCCCCTCATGTCCCGTCACCTCTCTACTGTGTGgtatcaaataaaagcaaaatgtcttcatgaaaacacaatcaACAGACTGATCGAAACAATTTTGGGCTAAAGGTGAGAATTATTGACAGTGAGGTCTGTAGATCATGATTGGTTACAGTATGTAAAGAGTTGGTGGAAATGAGTCGGCATTTTTGCCCTTCCGCTTCATTCGTCTCGAAGTCAGTGgggtttcttgaatgggtttttggacAGAttcctgaaataaggtctgtggctAACACAAGCTTTAGAGATTTTCACGCTTTGTTCTGCgacataaaatgcatcagtaAATACCCCACTcctgaattttgaagcttttacgtgtcttaaaaaagacGGCTAAATGAGATTACAGACGTTGTCGGGGACGTTAAATGTCATCATGCCGAATGTGGaaactcatctactcactagtttgattttacagcctcgttgtgtttatactcgaGCTCGGATATGCAaccgtggtgtagtttgtttatagcctaacctTAGCTCTTTATTTCTGGTGACtgcatttacgcttcaaaaatcatgtGTTCAgttgtgaagattatcttgctgaacaacaCATGTAAGTGTCATTAacatttgtttgccacagagcttattttcagCAATAATCCATAaatcattttggcttttttcaagggaaccagggcgatgctaacttctgagttggcctacaaaaatccgtcatccctgcagcactctatatcAGGCACGCAGGGGATAGTTGCATCGTGTCATGTTTATTGTTAAATCGCTCACCTTTGCTGTGTCATGGCCTCCAACCCAAGTTCGTCTATGTTCGTTAGTCGCTGCGTGGATTGTCTTTATGAGGAAGTCGTACACGTCTTTGTTGGGGATTGAGGCCAGATTCCCACCGAGGGCAATGCAGGCAATCTAATGAGGAAGACAacgtgtgaaatgaaaaaagaaacaaaaaatcatTGAGAGATGGAATACGTTAAATGAGGACATAGAAGTGAGAGTTTGGTTTACGGCTTCTTCTACTGAATGATTCTTATAAGAACAAACTAGTTTAAAGCAAATGTCATGAATACAGTTAGGCAGTTAGAACTCATATTGCTCCATAAAGTACCTCTGCATCA
Encoded here:
- the LOC139289045 gene encoding galactose-specific lectin nattectin-like, with the translated sequence MASALHFIAVLCLTSGLWIGANARPDSDHCCDTCRTCPSGWTQFDDHCYMFNHDQKDWADAEIACIALGGNLASIPNKDVYDFLIKTIHAATNEHRRTWVGGHDTAKEGVWLWTDGTKFDFKLWRRGEPNNSGRSEHCMELNYLGAPNDLSCDPKKSFVCGKCL